From a region of the Helianthus annuus cultivar XRQ/B chromosome 5, HanXRQr2.0-SUNRISE, whole genome shotgun sequence genome:
- the LOC110943455 gene encoding uncharacterized protein LOC110943455 has product MTIEPRMENLHLTTDALIISAAVGDYRMRRILVDTGSSEDIIYEHCFNRMQPEDKKLLESVHAPIKGFTGEKVDPIGQITFPVTFGQSPKERTILLTFLVVRAESYHNVIIGRFTLGKLDAIVSTARGFMKFPTPKGIATVFRDRIGEVLDTKRCRQGPTGATGPERWVLSTRHPDQMVTIGDTLSPEVKSDLKQLLKRNADIFAFEHSDMTGVPRDKAEHKLATLPGVKPVAQGKRSMAPDRRVAVVKEVRKLVEAGILRETQYHTWVSNPVMVKKPDGTWRMCIDFKDLNKACPKDAYPLPEIDLKVDSLVPYRFKCFLDAYKGYHQIKMSKEDEEKTAFHTDVGIFCYTKMPFGLRNAGATYQRLMDKVFETQIGRNLEVYVDDLVIKSSEEKQMLADIEETFQRLREYNIKLNPKKCSFGVEEGKFLGVVVTRDGFKANPEKVSAISRMPSPRTLKEAQALNGRLVAINWFLARHAEKSLPFIKTLKDCLDKKNFKWTSGAEQALQEMKRFIERLPTLTAPRPGEMLKMYLAAAHTAVSAVLMVEREGKQTPIYYISRVLAGPETRYPTLEKLVLALVHATRRLRRYFQAHRVQILTNYPLQQVLHKPEVSGRLAKWAIELGALDIEYQKRTAVKAQVIADFLAEIPEGEVVTDPVIQDIPESSTARQTWKLYTDGSSSGKGSGAGLMLISPDQVRLMYALRFDFECSNNEAEYEALLAGLRMAKSMGAARVDAYVDSLLVNNQVNETYEAKDEAMAKYLAKTKELMNSFDKVTLNHVHRGKNQIADALSKLATSGMEKEVKVETLQTPSIEPRSVSAVTTEEPCWYTPILRFLVTGELPPAKGEAQKIQTKALQYEVNDGILYRKSYLGPLLRCVSPIEAKYLIGEIHAGICGIHAGPRAVVAKIHNAGYYWPGMHEDAVTELRKCRSCQKFAPQTIRPKNSLVPVTAAWPFQKWAVDIVGPFPPAPGKLKYLIVAVDYFTKWVEAKPLAKITAENAKKFLWEHIVCRFGLPLYLVSDNGTQFTDRIFQEWCTDLHIQQIFTSVAHPQGNGQVERANRSLLEGIKKRLGHEGSSWVEELPHVLWAHRTMPKTSNNETPFSLTYGMEAMIPAEAGLPSLRRLSIGSNNDQSLREGLDLLEERREAAAISEARYKKTLEKYYNKRVAKLSFKAGDYVMRDNEASRMEPSGKLGPNWEGPYVIQEDLGEGAYRLSRLDGTPVPRSWNIAQLKKCYL; this is encoded by the coding sequence ATGACTATAGAACCGCGAATGGAAAACTTGCATCTCACCACAGACGCCCTGATCATTTCCGCGGCGGTAGGAGACTACCGCATGAGGCGGATCCTAGTCGACACCGGAAGCTCAGAGGATATCATCTATGAACATTGCTTTAACAGAATGCAACCAGAAGATAAAAAGCTGCTTGAATCAGTACACGCCCCTATCAAAGGTTTCACAGGAGAGAAGGTCGACCCTATCGGTCAAATCACTTTCCCGGTAACTTTCGGGCAATCACCCAAAGAAAGAACCATACTACTAACCTTCCTTGTGGTCCGCGCTGAGTCATACCACAATGTGATTATCGGAAGGTTCACCCTGGGAAAGTTAGACGCCATAGTCTCCACGGCGAGAGGTTTTATGAAGTTCCCAACACCGAAAGGTATCGCTACCGTATTTCGCGATAGAATCGGAGAAGTATTGGACACCAAACGATGTCGCCAAGGGCCCACAGGGGCCACGGGACCAGAAAGGTGGGTATTGAGCACGCGCCACCCGGACCAAATGGTCACAATTGGGGACACTCTGTCCCCAGAAGTGAAGAGCGATTTGAAGCAATTGTTAAAAAGAAATGCAGACATCTTCGCTTTCGAGCACTCCGATATGACGGGAGTCCCCCGCGATAAGGCGGAACATAAGCTCGCCACACTCCCAGGCGTTAAGCCAGTCGCCCAGGGTAAACGCAGCATGGCCCCGGACCGCCGGGTGGCGGTCGTGAAGGAAGTACGCAAGTTAGTGGAAGCTGGAATTCTCAGGGAAACGCAGTACCATACTTGGGTGTCCAACCCGGTCATGGTAAAGAAACCAGATGGCACAtggcgaatgtgcatcgatttcaaagatctaaacaaggcatgtccaAAAGACGCGTACCCGTTGCCCGAGATTGATTTAAAGGTCGATTCCCTGGTACCCTATCGATTCAAGTGTTTCCTAGACGCGTATAAAGGGTACCACCAAATCAAAATGTCCAAAGAAGACGAAGAGAAAACAGCGTTCCACACCGACGTTGGCATCTTCTGTTACACCAAAATGCCTTTCGGGCTACGAAACGCAGGAGCTACATACCAGAGGCTCATGGACAAGGTGTTCGAAACACAGATCGGGCGAAATTTGGAAGTCTATGTAGACGACCTCGTAATCAAAAGCAGCGAAGAAAAACAAATGTTGGCAGATATAGAGGAAACTTTCCAGCGACTTAGAGAGTACAACATAAAGTTAAATCCAAAGAAATGTTCGTTTGGGGTGGAAGAGGGGAAGTTCCTGGGGGTAGTAGTCACCCGAGACGGTTTTAAAGCTAACCCGGAAAAAGTATCCGCCATATCGCGAATGCCTTCGCCCCGAACGCTGAAGGAAGCTCAAGCCCTAAATGGACGACTGGTAGCAATCAACTGGTTCTTAGCAAGGCATGCTGAAAAGTCATTGCCATTCATAAAAACGTTAAAAGATTGCCTCGACAAGAAGAATTTCAAATGGACCAGCGGAGCGGAACAGGCTCTGCAGGAAATGAAGCGTTTTATAGAAAGGTTACCCACGCTGACCGCGCCTAGACCCGGTGAAATGCTAAAAATGTATTTAGCGGCAGCTCACACGGCGGTGAGCGCCGTACTCATGGTTGAACGAGAGGGGAAACAAACACCAATATACTACATAAGCCGGGTGTTAGCGGGGCCTGAAACGCGCTATCCTACACTGGAAAAGCTAGTTTTAGCATTGGTGCACGCCACGAGGCGATTGAGAAGGTACTTTCAGGCACACCGTGTACAAATCTTAACCAACTATCCGCTACAGCAGGTCCTGCACAAACCAGAGGTCTCGGGTAGGTTGGCTAAATGGGCCATTGAGTTAGGGGCCCTAGATATCGAATATCAGAAGCGAACGGCGGTTAAGGCgcaagtgattgctgatttcttAGCCGAAATACCGGAAGGAGAGGTCGTTACGGACCCGGTCATCCAAGATATACCAGAGTCCAGCACTGCGAGGCAGACTTGGAAGTTATACACGGATGGATCATCTAGTGGAAAGGGGTCCGGTGCAGGCCTAATGCTGATAAGTCCAGATCAAGTCAGGCTAATGTACGCCTTACGTTTTGACTTCGAGTGCTCTAATAACGAAGCGGAATACGAGGCATTATTGGCAGGGTTACGGATGGCAAAATCCATGGGGGCAGCTAGGGTAGACGCATACGTCGACTcgctgctggtcaacaatcaggtcaacgaaacgtacGAAGCCAAAGACGAGGCGATGGCAAAATACCTGGCAAAAACTAAAGAACTCATGAATTCCTTCGACAAGGTCACACTCAACCATGTGCACAGAGGGAAAAATCAAATAGCAGACGCCCTAAGCAAACTCGCTACCTCAGGCATGGAAAAGGAAGTCAAAGTCGAAACGTTGCAGACACCTTCAATAGAACCGCGGAGTGTTTCCGCTGTCACAACAGAAGAACCTTGCTGGTATACCCCGATTCTACGCTTTCTCGTAACAGGTGAATTACCTCCCGCCAAGGGCGAGGCGCAAAAGATACAAACGAAAGCGCTGCAATATGAAGTCAACGatggtatcttataccgaaaatcTTACTTAGGTCCGCTGCTGCGATGCGTTTCCCCAATAGAGGCAAAGTACCTCATCGGAGAGATTCACGCGGGTATATGCGGTATACACGCCGGACCTAGAGCAGTGGTGGCCAAAATCCATAACGCAGGATattactggcccgggatgcatgAAGACGCTGTAACGGAACTGCGAAAATGCCGCAGTTGCCAAAAGTTTGCTCCTCAGACGATACGGCCCAAAAACAGCCTGGTACCGGTAACAGCAGCATGGCCTTTCCAGAAATGGGCTGTGGATATCGTAGGACCTTTCCCGCCGGCCCCCGGAAAGTTGAAGTACCTAAttgtggcggtcgattacttcaccaaatgggtggagGCAAAACCTTTGGCTAAGATAACGGcggaaaacgccaaaaaattcctCTGGGAGCACATCGTGTGCAGGTTCGGGTTACCGCTCTACCTGGTAAGCGACAATGGGACACAGTTCACAGATAGAATTTTCCAGGAATGGTGCACTGACCTCCACATCCAGCAGATTTTCACGTCGGTTGCACACCCACAGGGTAACGGACAGGTGGAGCGGGCGAATAGGAGTTTGCTAGAGGGAATCAAAAAGCGACTGGGGCACGAGGGAAGCTCGTGGGTGGAAGAATTGCCACATGTACTTTGGGCGCATAGAACAATGCCCAAAACTAGCAACAACGAAACCCCATTCAGCCTCACCTACGGAATGGAGGCAATGATACCCGCTGAAGCAGGGTTACCATCATTACGCCGCCTAAGCATAGGGAGTAACAACGACCAATCGCTGAGAGAAGGTTTAGATCTGTTGGAAGAAAGGCGTGAGGCGGCCGCCATCAGCGAAGCGCGATACAAGAAAACGTTGGAAAAATATTACAACAAACGGGTGGCTAAACTAAGTTTCAAGGCGGGCGATTACGTCATGCGTGACAACGAAGCAAGTCGGATGGAACCTTCGGGAAAGCTGGGTCCCAACTGGGAAGGCCCTTACGTCATTCAAGAAGACCTGGGTGAAGGGGCCTATCGCCTATCCCGACTAGATGGCACGCCAGTCCCGCGCAGTTGGAACATCGCCCAGTTGAAGAAATGCTACCTGTAA
- the LOC110943457 gene encoding uncharacterized protein LOC110943457 → MDHMPAAGRSGGVVSLWDPNIFKVQDSIKHPNFLLSVGVMKGSNKAVNVINVYTPQNVTQKKSLWDVIGGLLGSMSGRWVILGDFNAVRCLEEMMNSKFNKKCASNFNNFIIYNGLREFDMKGMKFTYHNNKGNKHSKIDWVLVCLEVFSEWPVACLRALPRVHSDHRPLVLSCSNKNFGSNPFKFFNSWLDRKDFNEVIKKATDNFHGIEDSDVRLMEKFKRIRDDIKV, encoded by the coding sequence ATGGACCACATGCCAGCTGCAGGGAGATCCGGGGGAGTGGTGAGTTTATGGGATCCTAACATCTTCAAGGTACAAGATTCTATTAAACACCCTAATTTTCTTTTATCTGTGGGGGTTATGAAAGGAAGCAATAAAGCTGTTAATGTTATTAACGTTTATACTCCTCAAAATGTGACTCAAAAGAAATCTTTGTGGGATGTCATTGGGGGTTTACTGGGTAGTATGTCGGGTCGGTGGGTAATCCTGGGAGATTTTAACGCGGTTCGCTGCTTGGAAGAAATGATGAATTCTAAATTTAACAAAAAATGTGCTTCCaattttaacaactttattaTTTATAATGGGTTGAGAGAATTCGACATGAAAGGAATGAAGTTCACGTATCATAATAATAAGGGCAACAAACATAGCAAGATCGACTGGGTTTTGGTATGTTTGGAAGTTTTCTCTGAGTGGCCGGTGGCGTGTTTGAGGGCGTTGCCTAGGGTTCACTCAGATCACCGCCCACTCGTTCTGTCCTGCTCGAATAAAAACTTTGGTTCTAACCCGTTCAAATTTTTTAACTCTTGGTTGGATCGAAAAGATTTCAATGAGGTGATTAAGAAAGCGACTGATAATTTTCATGGAATCGAAGATTCGGATGTTCGATTAATGGAAAAATTTAAAAGGATTAGGGATGATATAAAGGTTTAG